TTTCTGCTCCGAGTGTCCCCCCACAATCAAAACACTTGTCTTTGTTTTCAAGCTGGTCAATTCTAAATTTCTTTTTGCATTTTGAACATTCCACCATCGGGTCAGAAAATCCGCCAACATGTCCGCTGGCCTCCAAAACTTTTTGACTGGTTAGGGTAGCCGCGTCAATTCCATACATATTTTCTCTATCCGTAACAAACATCTCCCACCACAAGTTTTTTATGTTATTTTTCAGCGCAAGACCGTAAGGTCCGTAATCCCAAAACCCCGAAAAACCGCCGTATATTTCGGACGCGGGATACACAAACCCCCTTCTCTTGCAAAGTGAGACGATTTTTTCCATTTGGTTATTTTTCTCTTCTTTCATATTTTTATTCTGCGGTTTTTCTTATGTTCCACGTTTCGTGTTTCGTGTTACACGATATTACTCTATTACCACTCCTTGCCCTCGCCCGAAGGCGGGATCAGCGGAAAGTTCTGTTGTTATAGGTCCGCCTGCTGTCGCGCTTAAACGCGCGCCTGTAAATTTATCGTCACCTGTCACTTCCGCCACACTCATAAGAGTGGGAGTGGAACCTACCTGACTTGAACTCGGCTCCAAGGAAATCTGAAAAGTCATTTCTTTTACCGGCTTGGAATATCCGGCTTGAGCCGAAACATCTCCAGCCCTCCAAATCACCTGCCCGCTTACCGGATTATATGACAGTTCTCCTTCAGAAGCGTTCGGACTGCCTATCCATTTTACATAAGACGGCAGATTGGCCGAAACAGTAACATTTCCAGCGTCGTTTGAAGTGTTCGTCAAAGTCCACACTACAGTATATGTGGTTTCTTGGTCAACTTTTGGAGGTATAGGACCACTGTTTACCAACACCCCCGTATGATAGAGCGCTCGAGAATACAATCCCAAAACGGAAGACACTTTCACTTCCCTGTTTATGGAGGTCGTCGTTATTTGCGGGACTTGATTTTCACCCACTCTGTTTCCTTCCGCGCTTACTTCCACCAAAAGCTCCGGATTTTTTATAGAAGCCACCGCGTCCGCCACTCCCACGGTGCTGAAAGTGAAGCTGACCCTACCGCTATCCCCGGGATTTAGGATGTCAAAATCACGGCTGTTGGTCTGGTCCCATATTATTGAATTGTCGGACGAACGGTAAAAACCTCCTTCCGCGTCTACGGAACCTTTTTTTATCGCCGGGCCGGAAAGTTTTGCGATTATTTTCGCTCCGGTTATTTTATCGGGCGTGTTGTTTCTCCACATAACATCGGCTCTTATTATTTTCCCACTGTCCGCCACGTATCCCCTACCCGTATCGCCATTTAAAGAAAGTTCAAGTCCGATAAAAGGTTTTTCTATGGCTATTTCTTTTGAAGCGGTCAGGAAAGGAATTCCTATAAATCTTGCGTCATTTTTATCAGCCGTTCCTATGGTGAAACGGAAGATGCGGACTTCTTCGTCTTGGCCTTCTATTTTGCCCGTCAACCGAATGATCTGTTTGGCGTTGGGTTTTAAATCTCCGATGTTCCAAGTGTTTTCACCGACAGATGGTTTTGGCACAGCCGATTCAAAAACAAAGCCAAAAGGATACTCGGCTTTCAAAAGTAGATTCTTGATATCGGAAGTTGAATTAGAAAAAATATTTACGGTAAACTCCGTTTTCTGACCACTGCTCACTGTCCCCACGGAATCCACTGTTACTGAAACGGGAGAAGAATTTATTATCACTTCATACAGTTTACTTTTTTTTACCAAAGCATTGGAACCTCGGACGCGATACTCGGTAGATATTGCTATCTCTTTCCTCTGTCCTTCTTCTCCAAAAAGGACTGCCGATATTTTTTTACTGGACGACTGTCCCGGCTCTATATTTCCCAAAAGCTCCCTGTATCTCGTGAGTTCTTTTGTTACGTCTTTCGGGTCACGCGAACCTTCCGGATATTCTATAAGAAGATAAGTGGACTCCAGCGCCACGTTGTTCTGATTTTCAACGGACACTTCAAAAGACATCTCTTCCCCGCCACTTACGGAAACCGGCCCGATGATGTTTATACCAACGTTCTCCGACTTAATGAGATTGCCACCGGATAGAAACATGAAAACAGCCACAGACAAAGAAGCGACAAAAAATATTGCCGCTGTCATAAAGAGCTTGGCCGCGCCAGACAGTTTTTTTGGAACTCTTGCCATCTGTTCGTCTAACCCGCTTAAATCGCCATCTCCGCTTTTCCATTCGTCCGCAATTTCAACGTTGTGCTTTTTGAATTTCCCGCTATGGGAATGCACGTCGCCCGTGGCATGGTTTCTGGAATAGATATGCTCTTTTAAGCCCTCTATTTTATCCTTTTCGGAATCGTTACCATTTAAAGGAAGCATCGGTAAATTATAGCACAGCGAAAAAGTTATTAGAATATCTTGAATTACGAAATACGGCAGGCGTCCCCCGAGGAAAGTCACAGATGACTTTCTCTAAGCGCTCTGTTTATTTCTCCCAACGCCGTCTTTCTCACTCCTGCCATTTGAGAGACGACCTCTTCTGAAAAGAACGGACTTTCCACAAAACCCCCGATTTCTTTAGAGTCCCCTATGTAACCGAGACAATGCAGAATTCTAAGCACCGCTATGGTTTCCACGTTCAACAGCCGACTTCGGGAAAGCGCGGATTCTTTTATAAAATTAAATGTCTCCTCAAGAACGGAAAAAAGACGCTCGTTTTTTTCTTCCCCGTAAAGTAACCTCCGCAAAAGACCGAAAATTCGCGCGCATACAAAAAGGGCATCTTTGTTTGTAAAAAAACAGTCGTAAAAATTCACCATTTGCTCCGCCCCCGTTATTCTCCATGTGTCTTTGCCCCGAACCAAAGAAATGTGAGAAAAAGAAAATTCCCGCAAATGCCCCCGCAGTTTGGAATCCGTCCTTCTGACGCTTTGAGCGGATGCCCACAACATCCCAAGCTCTCTCGTAAAAATCAAAAACGTGGCATTCGCTTCTTTAACCGTCGCCACTTTTATCACAAAAGCGTCTGTGTGATGTATGTGATACATAAAAAACTTAAAGTTTGAAATGTGAAGTGAAAAGTTAAAAAGAAACCCGTGACGCTTGCGCGAGACGGGTGGTTGTTGGGAGGGGCGACGTGCTACCGAGGAGATAGCAAACTGTACGCGACCGTAAAAACGGCCACCGCGTTTGCTAACAAAATCAAGAGTCGCCAGTGTTTCGCCACTGTCCTGCCGTTTCTGTCAAAGCGCCAGTTTAGCCATACGGCGCCAGTCCAAACCAGCAAAGGTACTATTGTTTTCATAATTAACCAGCCGTCATATTACCACACTTTTGTATATTTTGCATACCAAAAATAAAGCGCGCCAAAATGATTGGACGCGCTGTGATACGACTGTGAAAATCCCTCGATCACAAAATCGGTTCAGGAAGGTATTCGATTACTTCCTTCGGAAACTTTCTCGTGACTTCGGAGATTTTTGCATAAACCCGCGTGACTTGGTCTTCGGCCAGTCCGTGATCGGGACGAAGAAGTTCTTCAATTTTCTCACGGTTTAGAGGGAAGTCGTCATCCTCGGAAAGTTTATGAACAAACCGATTGTCACCTCCACCCCTGACCTCTCTGACCGCCGAGAGGGCGTGTTTTTTGATCAGGCCATGAGCCCTCTCTCTGCCCATTCCCTTCTTCACCGCCTCCATAAGAAAGCGCGTGCTGGAAAGAAACGGAAGGTAATGCTCCAGCTCCTTTTCTATCACTCCCTGAAAGATTTCCATCTCTTTCAAAACGGTAAGGGCAGATTCGCACATGCCGTCGTAAGCGAAAAAAACTCCCGGAAAAACGACACGGCGCACCACCGAACAGCTCACGTCTCCCTCAAGCCATTGGTCCCCGACAAGCCGACTGACCATGTCTTGGAAACCACAAAGGACATTGAGAAGTCCGCAGATGCGTTCGGATGTGCGACTGTTGACCTTGAGCGGTTGAGGCCGTTTGGCCTTCCTTGAATCCTTCATGGAGAAGCTCGTGTCCGGCCATGAGACGGATCATTTTGGCAAAATTGCCGAGAGCGGACCCCATCTGTACCAAAACACTCACTACTTCAAAGTCAAGCGAGCGCGGATAGACCTGTCCCGTGCTGTCCAAAACCCGAGAGAATCCGAGATGCTCCATGATTTTTCTCTCAAACGCCTCCACTTTTTCAGCACTGCCCAAAAGATGGAGCATATCCTGTTGTGTTCCCATGGCGCCTTTTATCCCCCGTAGAGGATAGTTGGCGACGAGATGTTCCAGCCGATCAAATCCGATGAGAAGCTCCTCCGCCAAAGTGGCAAAGCGTTTGCCGAGCGTGGTTGTCTGCCCGGGGACATTGTGGGAGCGCCCACAGATATCCAAGGTTTTAAAATAGAGCGAGTTTAATCCGAAACCATAAAGTACCGCTACGGTACGCTCTCTCGCATGAAGCAGTGACCGGCGAATCTGAAACTGTTCAATATTGTCAGTCAGTTCGCGAGACGTGAAGCCCTGATGAATGAGTTCGTAACCGGCCAAGGTGTTGAATTCATCAATACGGGCTTTGACATCTTGTCTTGTGGTAATCTCTCGATATCTAATAGAGCCGAGATGAACTAATTCCACCACCCTCTCATACGCCACGATGGCTTCTTCCGGAATCGCAAGGCCGAGGTCTTTCTGGGCTTTGAGAGTAGCGACCCAAAGTCGCCGTTCCAACTTGATTTTCTCCTCTTCTCCCCAGCGGTTTACCAGAGGCGTGCTCGCGTAGCGAGCCGCCAGCACATCTTTTAAAGGAACTTTTGCTTCCATAATTTCTTCCTTTCCGTAGTTTTCTGTTTGTCTTTCTTTTTTTTCTTACCAACCTGCTTTGATACTACTTTTTTACCAAAAAAAAGCAAATGTCGTTTTTTTAAAACGACGCATGAAGAACATAATTAGGGTTAAGCAATTGCCGGTTTTGCCGGTTGTTTATCTATATGTCAAGCGAGAAAAAGAGATTTTCTATAGCAATGTTTTCCGTCGCCACGTCTTCAAAACTCATATCCTTAAGTCCCGCCGTTTTCTGAATTTCACTTTTATTTTTTTCAAGAAACGCTTTGCCTGTATCATCGGCCTTGACTTTTAGCACGACAGAATCGCTCGGGTTTAGCCCTTTCTTTTTGCGTAAATCCTGCACGGCGCGGATGAATTCCCGCACCGTTCCCTCCTCCTTAAGCTTTGGCGTTATTTCCGTATCAATCTCCACTTCTCCGGAAATCGTGTCGTCCAAAACAACCTCTTTTACATTCACCTCGTCTTTCACAAGGTTTATCATTTGCTCGTCTCCGACTTTAAACTTTAAACTTTTAACTTTTAACTTGTTTAGCGGCTGTCTCACTTTTATACTCGCTTTCGCTCTCTGCTCCAGTGCCAGCGAAACAATCCTTCTCACCTCTTCCATATCTTCAAGCATTTTTGTTCCATGTTCCATGTTCCATGTTCCATGTTTCGGCCATTCTTCCAGATGCACGCTTTTATCATGTAGCGTGTAGCATGTATCGTGTAGCGACTGATACAAATGTTCGGCAAAAAACGGTGTAAACGGCGCCAAAAGTTTTGATAGTTCTATCAAGACATGTCGCAGAGTTGTCAGAGCTTCTTTGTCCCCCTCCTTTATGCGGTCACGCGAACGCCGAAGATACCACTGCGACAGATCGCCGATAAATTCACGTATCGCTCTTGCCGGCTCAAGAAGCTTGTAATTATCAAGCCCTTCAGTTACTTCCCCAACCAGTTGACCCAACCTCGCGAGAACCCATTTGTCCAAAACATGCCCCTTCTCGGATGTTGCATGTTCCATGTTGTGTGTTCCATCTTTTGAATACAAAAGATAAAACTGCAGAACATTATCGGCGAGGTTAAACACCTTCTTCACTATCTCGTCCACCGTCTTTTCATCATAATTTTTCGCTTCCCCCGGCTGATTGACCGAGTACATCCAAAAACGCAAAGCGTCCGCTCCGTATTTTTCCATCTGCTCCTTTGGGTCAATAACGTTGCCGAGCGACTTGCTCATCTTTTTACCCTTGGCTTCCAAAAGATGGCCGAGAGAAATGACGTTTTTGTAAGCCGCTCCTTTGCCCATCAAAACGCCGATTGCGTGCAAAGTGTAAAACCATCCGCGCGTTTGGTCTATCGCCTCGCAAATATAATCGGCCGGATACCCCTTTTCATCTATGTAGTCCTTGTTTTTAAAAGGGTAATGGTCCTCCGCAAAAGGCATGGCACCCGAATCAAACCAAACGTCCATGACCTCTTTGACTCTTTTCATCTCGCCTCCGCATTTACAAATTAAAGAAATTTCGTCTACGCGAGGTTTGTGCGGGTCCAGTTCTTTACCGGTCGAGTTGTCAACATAGACGAAAGACGCCTCGGCGTATCCCCCCAAAAGCCCGCGTTTAAAAGTCCTTCTTTCTTGCCACAAATTCGTAACCTCCTGAAGCGACAAATTTTTCAAATAGCGCAAAAGAAAAATAAGAGGCCCTTCGTGGGACACTATGGCCACTGTTTCGCCTTTGTGCTTTTCCAAAATCTCGCGAACAAAATCAGACATTCTGTCTTCCACCTGCTTCCAGCTCTCCCCCGTCTGCCCTCTTGGAGTGAGGTAATACTTTTCATCAGGAAGACCGTTGTAGTCAAGACGATTTCTATTTATGAGAGAGTCCTGAGGTTCTTTGCCGTCCCATTGCCCGCTTTTTACCTCCCAAAGACGGTCGTCCAAAATGTTTTTGATTTTAATATTTTCCGCCACAATGTCTGCCGTTTCTCGAGCGCGTAAGACAGGAGATGAATACAAAGCATCAACGCCAAGCGCCGCCAGTTTCTTGCCCGCTTCTTTGGCTTGCTTTTTGCCCTCTTTTGTCAGAGGATATTTATCTCTTTCGCTGTCAAAAATACCGTCAATGTTTTTCTGGCTCTCTCCGTGGCGCAAAAGTATCAAACGAGTCAAAGGCCTGCCCGCTCCCAACTTAAATATTTCTTCAAATGACCCAACGACCCGCGTTTTTCCGCATCCCTTCTGCTTGCTATCGGTTTTTTGTAACTCTTCACCTTCAAAAATCTTAAATTCCGAACCTGAAATCTTGCCCGTTTGGATTTGCGGACAAATCCAAACGGGCAAAGGCGTTCCCCAATACCTCTCTCTTGAAATAGCCCAATCCTTTATATCCTTCAGCCACTCTCCAAACCTGCCCTCTTTTATATATTCCGGCTCCCAGTTTATTTTTTTATTTTCCTTTACGAGTTTGTCTTTTATTTTTTTGTCGGACATTTTTATATACCAAGAGTCCCGGGCGAAATATATAAGCGCGCTATGGCATCGCCAACAGTGAGGATAGCTATGCTCATATTTTTCTTTCGCGAAGAGAAGTCCGCGATGAGCCAAGTCCTTTATTATCTCCACGTCCGTACTTTCGGTCTTCACTTGTTTGCCCGAGAGAAACCCTGTTTCCTTCTTGAAAGTACCGTCTTCATTTACCAAATGATACTTGGGTAGCCCTTCTTTTGTTCCCAACTGAAAGTCGTCTTGTCCGTACATAACCGCCGTGTGCACGATTCCCGTGCCGTCTTCTGTCGTAACAAAATCCGCCGAATAAACCTTGAAAGCAGGATTTAGGGCTTCAGGATTTAGGGCTTTAGCAAGAAATGGATACAGAGGTTCGTATTCAAGTCCGACTAATTCCCCTCCCGTAAATTCCTCAATGATTTCGAACTCTTTATCTTTTAGAACATTCCCTATCCTCTCTTTTGCCAGTATGTATTCTTCCTTTATTCCTGATTCTTGATTCGTAATTCCGATCCGAACATATGTTATGTTCGGATTTACCGCAAGAGCCACATTCCCCGGCAATGTCCACGGCGTGGTCGTCCAAGCCAACATATAAGTTGGTTTGCCATTTTGAATTTTTAATTTTGAATTTATTTCGGATTTCGGATTTCGGATTTGGAATTTCGCCGTTATCGACAAGTCCTTGACTGTCTCATATCCTTGAGCCAACTCGTGTGACGAAAGCGCCGTCCCGCATCTCGGGCACCACGGCACTACTTTGTAGTCCTTATACAAAAGCCCCTGCTCGTCTATTTTCTTTACTATGTTCCAAACCGATTCTATATAATACGGCTTGTAGGTAACATACGGGTGTTCCAAGTCAATCCAATAGCCCACCCTCTCCGTAAATTCTTCCCATTCGCGCACGTATTTCCAAACGCTCTCTTTGCATTTTTGATTGAACTTTTCAACGCCATACTCTTCAACTTCTTTTTTTGACTTAAGCCCGAGTTCTTTTTCCACCTGTATTTCAACAGGCAGTCCATGAGTATCCCAACCGCCTTTTCTCCGCACGTAAAAGCCACGCATTGTTTTGTATCGCGGTATGGCATCTTTAAACGCTCGGGACTCCAAGTGGTGAATTCCCGGCTTGCCATTGGCGGTAGGAGGCCCTTCGTAAAAAATGAATTCCTTGCCGGAGTCCTTGTTTTTTTCAAGAGTTTTTTCAAAAATACGGTTTTCCCTCCACAACTCCAGTATTTCTTGCTCCTTTTTTGCCCTTTCCGAGCGGACATCTTTTTTGTCAGTCATATATAGACAGTTTAAGGTATTTTCGGCCTTTTTCCAAACGTGTACACCGGCCATGAACAACAAACCGTATGCCAATGGAACCACAGTGTTCGTTTCAGCGCAAACTTTACTTCACCGCGTAATTTAGCGCGGCGAATTCGTATTGTTCAATAAAAAGTTCTTTGAACGACACTAATGAATTGAGTTCGTAGAAAACAAGCATCGCTTCCCTGTATTCGTTCTCGTCCGCGCTTCTATATGAGAGTGGCGCACGACCGTGAGCGAGAAGAATGGCGTTTGCCATAAGCCGCGATGTTCTCTTGTTACCATCTTCAAATGGCTGAATATAACTTAAACCCAAAAGGGCAACCATGGCCTTTGCGCACGGTTCAGTCATTCTTAGAACGGCAAGCGAAAGCGCCTCCACCGCTTCCGCGATCTGATAACCGTTATCAAGCGGCCGATATTTTGACCCGAGCACTCCGACAGGTTTCAAGCGAAATCCGAAACCGACACCCAAATCTTTTACCAGTATCTCGTGAATCTTTTCCAAATTAGCGCGAGTAAGCGTCTGAAATTCTTTTGCGTTTTCGTGGACGAAATAAAAAGCGTCTTTATGATTTAGTATCATTCTTGCCTCTGCCCTGTCGTGTCCCGGTGCTTCCTTGTTTTCCAGAATCAGTTTTTCCGTATCAAGAAGCGTATAGGTATTGCCTTCTATTTTTGACGACTTCCACGACAGTTCAATAACAAGCCTTTCCAGTTCTTTTTTTCTTATCGCCTCGGGAAGGTCTGCCGTCCGCCCTTCGTACTCGGCCGTTGATTTATTAAAAGAGGCGAGTTCGTTATCCGAGAAAATGTCATTTGGCATCTCCGAAAAAAGGTTGAAATTGTAGCCGGAAAGTCCGAAACGCTTGTCGGGGTCAGAGGCGCAATACGACCCTGCGTCCACTTCCGCAAAAAGCCTCCCCACAACGGATATTTCATACGCTGTCGACCTGCCTTTGCCGACAGGTCTTAAAAGCCCGGTTCCTGCCATTTCCGACAGTGTTCTTTTGACAGTAACGAGTGAAGTGCTATCCCCCTGTTTGAGTAATTCATCACGCACAAAAGAGGACCGGACCGACCGGTTTTTCAAGAAAATGGACAGGATTTTTTGTTGTTTTTGGCTTATTTTTAGCACAATCGTATCATTTAGACCTTCTAATCGTATCATTTTGATACGATTAAGCAAACTCCTTATTCACAGCAGTACGACTGCTGTGAATCATTACATCTTCTCCGGCGTCTTAATACCGAGAAGCCATAGCCCGTTTTTCATCACTTGAGCAAAAGCGGCTGTCAGGGCAACCTTGTAAGGAGAAGACGGGTCGCCTTTGTCCACTATTTTTTCTTTGGCGTACCAAGAATTGAACTGGCTCGCCAATTCAGTGAGGTAAGTGACAAGATGGTGTGGGGCGTATTCTTCCCCCGCCCTTTCCACCACTTCCGGAAATCTAATCAGCATCCTGTCCACCGCTCCCGCTTTTCCTTCCATTTTTAAATCGGAAATCTCAAATCCTAAATCTTCTTCGTCTGCTTTCTTCATCACCGCCTTCGCTCGCACATAGGAATATTGCAAATACGGGCCCGAATCCCCTTCAAAAGAAACCGATTTTTCAAAATCAAAAACAATATCTCCTCCTATGGCTTGTCGCAGTATGGAATACTTTATTGCTCCGACCGCGATAATTTCAGATGTTTCTTCTCTTTTTTCTTCAGAAAAATCTCGTTCTTTCATTTTTTCCTTAACCAAATTCTTAACCTGCTTCAAAAGCGCCTCGCCTGTTATGACATTTCCTTTTCGCGAAGACATCTTACCCTCTGCAAAACGCATCATCCCATGACTTATATGCGTGGTCTTCCGTCCAATTTTCTCATCTACTTCGCGCAAGGCGGAGAGCACAACCTTAAAATAATCGTCCTGTTCGCTTGCGGTTACAATTATAGACCTTTCAAGGTTTTCGTGACGTTTAAATTTTTCCGTGTTTAAACCCATCTCTTTGGCTTCGTATGTAGGCAACCCCTTTGAAGTCACAAAGACCCTTTTATGCAGTCCTCTTTTCTCACCATCAAATATGACGGCTCCTTCGCTTTCTTCAAATACTCCTTTTTTCAAAAACTCCAGCGTTATTTCCTTTCCTCTGCCCGCCACTTCACTTTCAAAAATGTATTCATCAAATTTTGTGCCCAAAACGGCGTAAAGTTCTTCAAAATGTTCCAAGCTCCATGTTCGGCCTTTTTCATATATTTTATTCGCTTCCGCGTCTGACTTTTCATAAAGAATTTTGTTTAGCGCGTCTATTTCGGCTTTATCTTCCTTGGAATTCTCATAAGCATTGGAACCGAATACATACGCTTCGCCCAAAAAAGCGGTTTTTTCCGACAACGAGTCGCTGTCTTTCGGAACGCTGTCAAGTTTATTTTTGTATCCCCAAACAGCTTTTGCGATATGAAGTCCCGTGTCGCTCGGGTAGCACATTCTCACGACCTTCGCTCCGGAAAACTCCGTCAAACGGGAGATGGATTCTCCTATGGCATTACTCATCAAATGCCCGATATGAAACGGCTTGAAAATATTAGGGTCGGTGTATTCCACCATTACTTTTTCATCCACAAGATGCTCACTTTTTCCAAACCCTTCTTTTTCCTCCAAAATATCTGTTACGCCAAGGGCAAAAACTTTTGGTTTTAGATGGAAGTTTATAAATCCCGCTCCCGCCACCTCTGCTTTTTCCACTTCTTCGGGCTGATTTGCAGTGACACGCTCTACCAAATCATTCGCGAGCTCCCGCGGACTTTTGCCGACCTTCTTTGCGTAAACAAGCGCCGCGTTTGTGGCGTAGTCCCCATGCGCCAAATCAGCCGGATGGGTGATGATTATTTCGCCTGCCGATATTCCGAGTTCGGCCAGAGCTGATTTTATTTGTAAAATTATTTTTTCCTTTATCATAGGTTCGTAATCTCCCTAATTATTCCGGCCAACTCTTTCTTTACGACTTCCGGCTCTGCGTTCGCGTCAACTATTTTGTGTTCAACCCTCTTGGAAAATTCAAAATATCCTTCTTTTGTGCGTCTGTGAAAATCTATTTCTCTTTCATCAAAGTGGCTCTTGACTTCTGTTTTCCTGCTTATCCGTCTTATTCCTTCTTCAACTTCAACATCCAACATTATATAGATATCGGGTTTAAAGTCGCGAAGATAGACCTCTCTTGTTTCCCAAAATAAATCTTTCAAATGCCACGCCTCTTGTCCGCAAATTTGAAAAGCGTATGTTGAAGAATCAAATCTGTCAGATATTACGTTTACTCCCGCTTCAAGGGCAGGTAAAATTTTTCGCTTCATATGCTCATGCCTGCCCGCCCAAGCAAGAGCAAATTGAGTTTCGGCTGTGGCAAATATCGCGTCTTTGTCAATCATCAAGTTTCTTATTTTTTCTGAAAACGGCGTTCCGCCCGGTTCGCGAGTGAAAATAAAATTATCGGACGGAAGCTCTTTGGCAAGCAAATTCACCATAAGCGATTTCCCCGCCCCATCGCATCCGTCTATCACGATGAATTTTCCCCGCTTTTCGTTCATGTGATAATCCTACTGTTTAAATGAAAAAAAGAAAAGCGTCCAGACAAAAGTTGTGGACGCTTGAAGAAAGTGTACCTATTGGGGTTTTTTGTTTGGAGCCGGTTTTTCTTTTTCTCGCCTCTTTAATTCTGTTGTGCGCAACCTGTTGCGCTCTGCTGTTTTGGCCTCCTGGTCGGCCAAAATTCGCCGGCGCCGACTTTCTTCCAAGCCAGACCGGACAGATTCTATGCCGGTTCTTTTATAAATTCTCGCTTTCATTGTGCTCCTTAGATTTTATGTTCACCTCAACTTCTCACTTTCCTAAGTGTATCAGACACACCAAAAATTTCTACTGGAAATTTATGAGCGCAAAATTTTATCTATTTTTTTGGCAATCAATCGCATATCTTTTTCTTTCTTTCCGCGCGTGGTTTCCGCCGCAGTTCCCAGCCGAATGCCGGAAGGGTCAACTGGTTTTCGGGTATCAAACGGAATAGTATTTTCATTAACGATAATTCCGGCTCGTTCCAGTTTGTCCGCCGCTTCGCGCCCACCGATACCTTTCCCGCCCTGCCATACGTCAACGCGCAGAAGATGCGTCTCTGTCCCTCCCTCCACAATTCTCCAACCGAGCTTGGCTAATTCGTCCGACAGAGCTTCTGCGTTCTTCACTACCTGCGTAGCGTATTTCTTGAATGCCGGCGTATCGGCTTCTTTGAGGGCGACGGCCACCGCCGCGATAGCGTTGAAATGAGGGCCCCCAAAAAGACCGGGAATGATAATCTTGTCTATTTTCTTATCCAACTCACGCTCATCCTTTCGCGTAAATATCATGGCCGAACGAGGACCTCTAAGCGTCTTATGCGTCGTCGTGGTTACGATATCGGCATAAGCAAAAGGCGACGGATAAACCTTGCCGGCAACAAGCCCGGCGAAATGAGACATATCCACCATTAAGTACGCTTTCTTTCCACTTTGCTCAGGGTAAACCACCGCATCGGCAATTTCTCTAAATTTCTTAAAATCAACAATATGAGCGTACGCGGTAAATCCCGCAACGATGATATTCGGTTGATTTGAAACGGCGATTTTTTTGACTTCTTCATAATCAAGTCGTTCGTCTGTTTTACTGACGCCATACGGCACTTGCGTCCAGAACTTTCCCGTCATGGATACCGGCTGACCATGCGTGAGATGCCCGCCATGGGAAAGCGTCATGCCCATAATTTTACCTTTCGTGGTCGGCTGTTGGTTGTCGGCTGTCGGTGGCAAAAGCGCCGAATACACGGCGAAATTTGCAGGAGAGCCGGAAAGCGGCTGAACGTTTACACCCCACTCGTCTTCGCTTAGACCGAAAAGTTTGAGAGCTCGTTTTCTGGCAAGGTTTTCAATCTCATCCACCACCGCGCATCCGCGATAATAGCGCCTGCCAGGATACCCTTCCCCGTACTTGTCGGTAAGCTCGCTTCCTAAGGCGGCAAGCACGTCTTTT
The sequence above is drawn from the bacterium genome and encodes:
- the argS gene encoding arginine--tRNA ligase, producing the protein MIKEKIILQIKSALAELGISAGEIIITHPADLAHGDYATNAALVYAKKVGKSPRELANDLVERVTANQPEEVEKAEVAGAGFINFHLKPKVFALGVTDILEEKEGFGKSEHLVDEKVMVEYTDPNIFKPFHIGHLMSNAIGESISRLTEFSGAKVVRMCYPSDTGLHIAKAVWGYKNKLDSVPKDSDSLSEKTAFLGEAYVFGSNAYENSKEDKAEIDALNKILYEKSDAEANKIYEKGRTWSLEHFEELYAVLGTKFDEYIFESEVAGRGKEITLEFLKKGVFEESEGAVIFDGEKRGLHKRVFVTSKGLPTYEAKEMGLNTEKFKRHENLERSIIVTASEQDDYFKVVLSALREVDEKIGRKTTHISHGMMRFAEGKMSSRKGNVITGEALLKQVKNLVKEKMKERDFSEEKREETSEIIAVGAIKYSILRQAIGGDIVFDFEKSVSFEGDSGPYLQYSYVRAKAVMKKADEEDLGFEISDLKMEGKAGAVDRMLIRFPEVVERAGEEYAPHHLVTYLTELASQFNSWYAKEKIVDKGDPSSPYKVALTAAFAQVMKNGLWLLGIKTPEKM
- the tmk gene encoding dTMP kinase, with product MNEKRGKFIVIDGCDGAGKSLMVNLLAKELPSDNFIFTREPGGTPFSEKIRNLMIDKDAIFATAETQFALAWAGRHEHMKRKILPALEAGVNVISDRFDSSTYAFQICGQEAWHLKDLFWETREVYLRDFKPDIYIMLDVEVEEGIRRISRKTEVKSHFDEREIDFHRRTKEGYFEFSKRVEHKIVDANAEPEVVKKELAGIIREITNL
- the glyA gene encoding serine hydroxymethyltransferase, with protein sequence MDKQIKKLIDAEKKRQKGVINLIASENYVSKDVLAALGSELTDKYGEGYPGRRYYRGCAVVDEIENLARKRALKLFGLSEDEWGVNVQPLSGSPANFAVYSALLPPTADNQQPTTKGKIMGMTLSHGGHLTHGQPVSMTGKFWTQVPYGVSKTDERLDYEEVKKIAVSNQPNIIVAGFTAYAHIVDFKKFREIADAVVYPEQSGKKAYLMVDMSHFAGLVAGKVYPSPFAYADIVTTTTHKTLRGPRSAMIFTRKDERELDKKIDKIIIPGLFGGPHFNAIAAVAVALKEADTPAFKKYATQVVKNAEALSDELAKLGWRIVEGGTETHLLRVDVWQGGKGIGGREAADKLERAGIIVNENTIPFDTRKPVDPSGIRLGTAAETTRGKKEKDMRLIAKKIDKILRS